The genomic region ACATCCCTTCCACCGAccatgccaccaccatcacagcaagcagcaagaagaagtgTCAGCTCCTCTGCCCACTCACCACACATGATACCCGTGCCAGCTACCTCCCCCGGGCCGCCAGGCAGCAGCctctccccccatccacacCCACCACGAGGAAGGCAAAGAAATGTCACTGTCCCGATTGGGTTTCACACATCGCTGACAGATCCTTCCCTTCAGGGCCATGGGCACGCACATCAGAGTCCCATCTCTGGtcatgggggaggggatgggtaTCACAATTTGCATCACGGGATAGGGTTTGATGctcaccaacatcagcagcagcagacgcagcagcaacactctGATAATGATAGAAGTAGTAGTTTGGGAGAGATTCCAATAGGATCAGGAGGGGAGAATTGGGTATTTACTGGGATGGAGTCGGGTTATTGGGGTTTAATGAACCAGGGGTTGTGAGTTGATTTGGGATGTAGCATATACATACCTAGGTGCGTTTGGGTGATAGAAATTATAGATAGGAATCAGAGGGTGTCGAACTTTGGATACCTTATAGGAAGAACGAACAAGATACATTCCCCTCACCCACTTCGGCTTCATATTGGCCAAAGGGCTTGGGTTGTGGACAAAGGTGGTAAGGTAAGACTTTCTTGCCCTACGCCAGAACGACTCTTTGTCGCTCCCAAGCAATGTTTTCCATCGCCATGTCTGAGTCGGCGGACCACACACCGATTCGCTCAAATATATTTGTGCCAACATCGTCCTTACCCCTGATTACCAGCCCGTAGCTCCGTACCTCGTCTTCAAAGAATACTTTGACCAAATGAATCACAAAGACTTCTTCTAGACCCTTTTCCATGTCATCTAACTTCCAATCGGGAACCCATTTCAACACCGTGGCGCTTTTAGTACTCGTGCCAGTCAGCCGAATTCCTTCTCCGTCCGCCAAACTTCCCCTAGCAACCGGTCCACTGACGGTCAGGGTCCCCTTATCCACCAAACTCCTTGCCTCCGACACAAGCTTCCCATTCCGCCACACCTCCACATTTTCCACGCCTGTGCAAAAGACAAGGTCATGCTCTTTGGAGTTAATCTTATCCAAGATCCCCCTCGGCAGAAACCCAATCCTACCACTGGCCGAcgcccaagaccaagacggCGCACAATACAtctcctgcctctcctctACCTCCTTCACAACCCACAACAGCCCTAAAGCCAACAGCTCCGAGTCCCACAACCCAGCCAGATAACCCACCTTTCCTCTTTGCTGCACCAGCTCCGCCACTCCCGCCAACGCGACCAATCGATCTGTCTGCCTCGTCAGCTGCCCCTTGCTATAAACACTCACAATCTCATACCACCTCTTCCAAAACTCGACCTTCTCCCCGAACCTCTGCGTCTCCACCGGTCCCAACCTCTGCAGCACATCCAACGCCCCTCTTATCCCTCTCACCGCTCTCCTCTCCTGGGGAGTATGCCCCTCCCCATTGATGTTGTGCTGCCCCGTCAACGACCGAATCGCCTCGATCCAGTTGACCAACCTCCCATCCTGCACCATGTACGGTGTGCTGTCATACCCCACCCCGTTCACGTGCAGTTCGGACGCCTGGAGAGTGTTGCACTCAAACAGCACCACATCCTCGCAAAAGTGtatcaccctcctcgccagcaaCCTCTCCTGGAAAGCCCACGCGCGGTTGGTGAGCGGCGATTGCTCCACCCTCCAGTAAAAGAGCGCTcgcagcggcggcgggttGGAGACAAAACACCTCCTTTTTTTGGAGGTCATGATGTTCTGCTCGACCCACGAGAGCGATCGGTCTCGGAAGCAGCCGCCGGTCGAATCGGACGATGCTGTCGCGGCGAGGACGCAGTGGGCGTGGGTGAATACTTGGCCCATGGTGGGGGACTCGGCCGCCCAGTCGGCGGGGGAGTCTTGTATGATGCAGAGGGAGTCGATCCAGAGGTAGCAGATGCCTAGCcggcgggtggtggcgatggcgtGGCGgaagttgagggggagggtgtccTCGGTGATGTAGTTCTTCATGAACCTGTgcctggaggtggtgagcttgCAGGCGATGTTGCCGCCCCAGCAGTGGGAAAGGGCGACGTATTCGCCTGCGCCGTCCTTGAGGTCGATCAGGAAGTCCATGTCGGATTTGGTGTCGATGAGGCGGAGTTTGGGGTTCTTGACCGTGCCGACGGCGATGAGGCGGGTTGGTCGGAATGGAGGGGTGTTGTGGGGGAGCTGGCAGGCTTTATGGCTGGAACAGTCCTTCAGCCAGGTTGTGAT from Podospora bellae-mahoneyi strain CBS 112042 chromosome 4, whole genome shotgun sequence harbors:
- a CDS encoding hypothetical protein (EggNog:ENOG503PCGF; COG:S) produces the protein MPRRYGRTRRPPPKNMGKTFLGGLPIVLVTYLYFRYFPTPGEEDIGSSFLVVEFIIWAILIAFDEPAFVIYFIPSLIGAVIFAALSHADVDTRVQFIICISLAPAMILAFAFAAVLYGVMAYFILGFAWSLGCHFVLRPLRNFPSIVYSLSGGRYVTRWPRFRSKHRFGDVRLCERCKEVVGQSGLLSGTWAMFTRAEERHLLCDRIQEMEDSGCSLCEALLSQRLADEEETGAPMLIRGYGTVNTRYGERDLEAGGVKLKLEFVRNPLWSEQGPTLAVSLEAGGAKKELGLQVSEGLLTAEQKIPRFTGSDATVKTITTWLKDCSSHKACQLPHNTPPFRPTRLIAVGTVKNPKLRLIDTKSDMDFLIDLKDGAGEYVALSHCWGGNIACKLTTSRHRFMKNYITEDTLPLNFRHAIATTRRLGICYLWIDSLCIIQDSPADWAAESPTMGQVFTHAHCVLAATASSDSTGGCFRDRSLSWVEQNIMTSKKRRCFVSNPPPLRALFYWRVEQSPLTNRAWAFQERLLARRVIHFCEDVVLFECNTLQASELHVNGVGYDSTPYMVQDGRLVNWIEAIRSLTGQHNINGEGHTPQERRAVRGIRGALDVLQRLGPVETQRFGEKVEFWKRWYEIVSVYSKGQLTRQTDRLVALAGVAELVQQRGKVGYLAGLWDSELLALGLLWVVKEVEERQEMYCAPSWSWASASGRIGFLPRGILDKINSKEHDLVFCTGVENVEVWRNGKLVSEARSLVDKGTLTVSGPVARGSLADGEGIRLTGTSTKSATVLKWVPDWKLDDMEKGLEEVFVIHLVKVFFEDEVRSYGLVIRGKDDVGTNIFERIGVWSADSDMAMENIAWERQRVVLA